The genomic region GCTCACTGGTCAAGTGGTTCCGCGCCGACAATGTAGCGGGGCTCAAGCACACCGCCGAAGCTGTGGCATTCACATTTTTACCTCGCTTGGACGTGATTCCTTGTGCAGGTGTGTGGATGGGTAGGGGAGCGTCGTGCCGGGGGTGAAGCAGCGGGGTGACCCAGTTGTGGACGCGGCACGAGTGAGAATGCAGGCATGAGTAGCGAAAGAAGGGTGAGAAACCCTTCCGCCGGATGACCAAGGGTTCCAGGGCCAGGCTAATCCGCCCTGGGTGAGTCGGGACCTAAGGCGAGGCCGAGAGGCGTAGTCGATGGACAACGGGTTGATATTCCCGTACCCGCGAAGGAGCGACCCTGATGAACCTCGTTGTGCTAACCACCCGAACTGCCGGCGACCTTCGGGTCAATGGTGGGGAGCGTGGGAACCTGGCGGGTAGTAGTCAAGCGATGGGGTGACGCAGGAAGGTAGCTGAGCCCGGCCGGTGGTTGTGCCGGGGTAAGCGTGTAGGCCGTGTCATAGGCAAATCCGTGGCACATGAAGGCTGAGACGTGATGCCGAGCCGATTCAGGCGAAGTCAGTGATCCTATGCTGTCGAGAAAAGCCTCTAGCGAGTTCCGAGCGGCCCGTACCCCAAACCGACACAGGTGGTCAGGTAGAGAATACCGAGGCGATCGGGCGAACTGTGGTTAAGGAACTCGGCAAATTGCCCCCGTAACTTAGGGAGAAGGGGGGCCGGAGACGTGAAGCCCCGCGCGGGTGGAGCGTTGTATGGCCGCAGAGAGCAGGGGGAAGCGACTGTTTACTAAAAACACAGGTCCATGCGAAGAAGTAATTCGATGTATATGGACTGACGCCTGCCCGGTGCTGGAACGTTAAGGGGACCTGTTAGCTCTTTCGGGGGCGAAGCGGAGAACTTAAGCGCCAGTAAACGGCGGTGGTAACTATAACCATCCTAAGGTAGCGAAATTCCTTGTCGGGTAAGTTCCGACCTGCACGAATGGCGTAACGACTTCCCCACTGTCTCAACCACAGGCCCGGCGAAATTGCATTACGAGTAAAGATGCTCGTTACGCGCGGCAGGACGGAAAGACCCCGGGACCTTTACTATAGCTTGACATTGGTATCCGAATTAGCTTGTGTAGGATAGGTGGGAGCCGGTGAAGTCCATACGCCAGTATGGGTGGAGGCAATCTTGAAATACCACTCTGGTTGATTTGGGTATCTAACTTCGGACCGTTATCCGGTTCAGGGACAGTGTCTGGTGGGTAGTTTAACTGGGGCGGTTGCCTCCTAAAAGGTAACGGAGGCGCCCAAAGGTTCCCTCAGCCTGGTTGGCAATCAGGTGTTGAGTGCAAGTACACAAGGGAGCTTGACTGTGAGACTGACAGGTCGAGCAGGGACGAAAGTCGGGACTAGTGATCCGGCACTTGCGTGTGGAAGCGGTGTCGCTCAACGGATAAAAGGTACCCCGGGGATAACAGGCTGATCTTCCCCAAGAGTCCATATCGACGGGATGGTTTGGCACCTCGATGTCGGCTCGTCGCATCCTGGGGCTGTAGCAGGTCCCAAGGGTTGGGCTGTTCGCCCATTAAAGCGGTACGCGAGCTGGGTTTAGAACGTCGTGAGACAGTTCGGTCCCTATCCGCCGTGCGCGTAGGATACTTGAGAAGGGCTGTCCCTAGTACGAGAGGACCGGGACGGACGAACCTCTGGTGTGCCAGTTGTCCCGCCAGGGGCACGGCTGGTTAGCTACGTTCGGAAGGGATAACCGCTGAAAGCATCTAAGCGGGAAGCTCGCTTCAAGATGAGGTATCCCACCCACATTGTGGGGTAAGGCCCCCAGCTAGACGACTGGGTTGATAGGCCGGAAATGTAAGCCCGGTAACGGGTTCAGTTGACCGGTACTAATAGGCCGAGGACTTGACTACTAAGCTGCTACGCGTCCACTGTGCAACTCCCGACAAACGAACAACAGACCCGTTGGGTGTTGTTTGATATGTCGATAGAGTTACGGCGGTCATGGCGGAGGGGAAACGCCCGGTCACATTCCGAACCCGGAAGCTAAGCCCTCCAGCGCCGATGGTACTGCACTCGGGAGGGTGTGGGAGAGTAGGACACCGCCGGACAATCTTCCCGTCAGGGCCACCCTCTTCGAGGGTGGCCCTGACGCGTTTCCCACCCCGTATCCGGGGCGACCCGGACGCGGTCCGGGCGCTGGCATGGGCAGGGCGGCGGTGCCGGTGACGGCGGCAACCGCGCGGCGGACACGTCGGACCCCGCCACGTCGGCCACATGGTGCCGATCAAGGCCACTGTCGGCTGATCCACCCGGGTCCCCGGAACGGGCGAGCGGGCGGTGGGTCGTCAGCCGCGGGTCTGGATGCCCGCGCGGAGGTCGCGGAAGAGCGCGCTCGCGGCGTCGACGGTGCGGCCCGGGAACATGGCCATGACGACGCTGCCGTGGTCGGCCCACCCGCAGATGGCGAAGTCGCCGCCCTCACCGCTCGTGGTGCCGCACTTCATCGTGCCGCCCAGGTCGCCGGCGGCCACCTCACGCAGCCCGTTGACCTTGCCGGTCTCGTCGGACATCAGGCCGAAGAGGCTGTCCAGGTCGCGCTCCGGCTGCCAGAGCAGCGTGGTGCCGCCGAAGATGAGCACCGAGCGCTTGTCGTCGGCCGGGTCCCGGTAGACGTTGCCGAAGCTGCGGTCCAGCTCGATGTCGGCGGCGAAGCCGCTGCGGAGGTAGTCCGCGGTGCTGCGGGCCCGTTCACTGTCGTCGCGGGTCAGCCCGGCCACCTGCTCCGGGCTGGCCAGCCGGGTGTCCTTCTGCTGTGCCACCCGCCAACCGGCAACCCCCAGGGTGCCGGCCCCCGCGAGCCCGATCGCGAGCGCCACCGCCCACCCGATCCGTCGCCGCCGTGAATGGGCCGCCCGCGGCTCGGGGCCGTCAGCGTGCTCCCGGTTGCTCAGCCGGATGGGTTCCTCGGTCAGCTCGACAGGCTCGGGCTCGGGCCCGTCGCCGAGCTGGCGTTCGGTGAGATGTGCGTCGGACATAGCCGACACCGTACGCGAATGGCCGGTGGCGCACGTCAGGTCCGCGGAAGCCCTCCGTAGACTTTCTCGGGTGACCGAGAGACTGGATGCCCGACGCCCCGACGCCCCCACCCTGCCCGGCCAGTACCAGCCGGGTGAGGTAGAGCAGCGACGGTACGAGCAGTGGGTAACCGCCGGCCACTTCCGGGCGTCGGCGGAGAGCGACAAGCCGCCCTTCACCATCGTCATCCCGCCGCCGAACGTCACCGGTTCGCTGCACATGGGCCACGCGTTCGAGCACACCCTGATGGACGCGCTGAACCGGCGTAAGCGGATGCAGGGCTACGAGGCCCTGTGGCTGCCCGGCATGGACCACGCCGGCATCGCCACCCAGAACCTGGTCGAGCGGCAGCTCGCCGGCGAGGGGCTGTCCCGGCACGACCTGGGCCGCGAGAAGTTCGTCGAACGGGTCTGGCAGTGGAAGGCCGAGTCCGGCGGCGCCATCCTCGGCCAGATGCGCCGCCTCGGCGACGCGGTCGACTGGGACCGCGAGCGCTTCACCATGGACGAGGGCCTGTCGCGGGCCGTCCAGACCATGTTCAAGAAGCTCTTCGACGACGGGCTCATCTACCGGGCCAACCGGATCATCAACTGGTGCCCGCGCTGCCTCACCGCGCTCTCCGACATCGAGGTCGAGCACACCGACGACGAGGGCGAGCTGATCTCGATCCGGTACAGCGACGAGGTGGTGGTGGCCACCACCCGGGCCGAGACGATGCTCGGCGACACCGCCGTCGCGGTGCACCCGGACGACGAGCGGTACAAGCACCTGGTGGGCACCGAGGTCGAGCTGCCGCTCACCGGCCGACGGATCCCGATCGTCGCGGACGAGCACGTCGACCCGAGCTTCGGCACCGGCATGGTCAAGGTGACCCCGGCGCACGACCCCAACGACTTCGAGATCGGCCAGCGGCACGACCTGCCCTCGCTGACCGTGATGGACGAGCGTGGCGTGATCACCGTGCCGGGGCCGTTCGAGGGGCTGGACCGGTTCGAGGCGCGGCCGGCCATCGTCGCCGCGCTGCGCGAGCAGGGCCGGATCGTCTCGGAGAAGCGGCCGTACGTGCACGCGGTCGGCCACTGCTCGCGGTGCAAGACCACCGTCGAACCGCGCCTGTCGCTCCAGTGGTTCGTGAACACCGCGCCGCTGGCGAAGGCCGCCGGTGATGCGGTGCGGGACGGCCGGGTGAAGATCGAGCCGGCCGAGCTGGCCAAGCGCTACTTCGCCTGGGTCGACAACATGCACGACTGGTGCATCTCCCGGCAGCTCTGGTGGGGCCACCGCATCCCGGTCTGGTACGGCCCGGACGGCGAGATCGTCTGCGTCGGCCCGGACGAGCAGCCGCCGACCGGCGAGGGCTGGCGGCAGGACGAGGACGTCCTGGACACCTGGTTCTCCAGCGGGCTGTGGCCGTTCTCCACCCTCGGCTGGCCGGAGAAGACCCCGGACCTGGCCAAGTTCTATCCGACCAGCGTGCTGGTCACCGGGTACGACATCTTGTTCTTCTGGGTCGCCCGGATGATGATGTTCGGCCTGTACGCGATGGACGGGGTGCAGCCGTTCGACGTGGTCGCCCTGCACGGCATGGTCCGCGACGAGCACGGCAAGAAGATGTCCAAGTCGTTCGGCAACGTGGTCGACCCGCTGGACTGGATCGACCGGTTCGGTGCCGACGCCACCCGCTTCACGCTGGCGCGCGGCGCCAACCCGGGTCAGGACGTGCCGGTCAGCGAGGACTGGTGCCAGGGCTCCCGCAATTTCTGCAACAAGCTCTGGAACGCCACCCGGTTCGCGCTGATGAACGGCGCGCACACCGAGGGGCCGCTGCCGGTCGCCGAGCAGCTGTCGACCGTCGACCGGTGGATCCTGTCCCGGCTGGCGCACGTCACCGCCGAGGTGGATGGGCAGTTCGAGGCGTACGAGTTCGCGAAGGTCTGCGACCTGCTCTACCACTTCGCCTGGGACGACGTCTGCGACTGGTACGTCGAGCTGACCAAGCCGGTGCTCGCCGAGGGCGGCCCGGCGGCCGAGGTCACCCGCCGGGTGCTCGGCCACGTGCTCGACCACCTGCTCCGGCTGCTGCACCCGATCGTCCCGTTCGTCACCGAGGAGCTCTGGACCGCGCTCACCGGCGGCGAGACCGTGATGCGGGCCGCCTGGCCGGTCGCGGACCGTTCCCTGATCGACGACGCCGCGGAGGCGGAGGTCGGCACGGTGCAGCGGGTGGTGACCGAGGTCCGGCGGTTCCGCTCCGACCAGGGTCTTCGCCCCACCCAGCGGGTCGCGGCCCGGCTGGACGGCCTCGCCGGGGCCGGGGTCGCGGCGCACGAGTCGCTGATCCGCTCCCTGGCCCGGCTCGACCCGGCCGAGGACGGGTTCCAGGCCAGCGCGACGCTGGCCATGCCGGGCGAGGTGTCCGTGGCACTGGACACCCGCGGCACGATCGACGTGGCAGCCGAGCGTGCCCGGCTCACCAAGGACCGCGCGGCGGCCGAGAAGGAGGTCGCGCAGGCCCGGGCCAAGTTGGACAATCCGGCGTTCGTCGGCAAGGCGCCGGAGCCGGTGGTCGCCAAGATCCGGGACCGGCTCGCCACCGCCGAGGCCGACCTCGTCCGCATCGACGCGGCGCTGGAGGCGCTTTCCTCGTGACCGATCACCAGTCCTTCGCCGAGGTCGAGGCCGAGCTGGCCGGCCGCGGCTTCACCCGCATGGTCTTCGAGCTGGACCGGATCGAGTCCCTGCTCGACCTGCTCGGCAGTCCGCAGCGGGCGTACCCGTCGATCCACCTGACCGGCACCAATGGCAAGACCTCGACCGCCCGGATGATCGACTCGCTGCTGCGGGCGTTCGGGCTGCACACCGGCCGCTACACCAGCCCGCACCTGGAGACCGTCCGGGAGCGGATCAGCCTGGACGGCGAGCCGGTCAGCGAGGAGCGGTTCGCGGCCACCCACCGGGAGATCGCCCCGCTGGCCCGGCTGGTCGACGAGCGGTCGGCGGAGCCGCTGACGTACTTCGACATGACCACGGCGCTGGCCTTCGCCACCTTCGCCGACGCTCCGGTCGACGTCGCCGTGGTGGAGGTGGGTCTCGGCGGCGCCGAGGACTCGACCAACGTGATCCAGGCGGGGGTAGCGGTGATCACCCCGATCGGCCTCGACCACACCGAGTGGCTCGGCGACACGATCGAGGACATCGCCCTGCACAAGGCGGGCATCATCCACAAGGGCGCGACGGTCATCTCGGCGGCGCAGGAGGAGGAGGCGGCCCGCCCGATCCTGGAGCGCTGCGCCGAGGTCGGCGCGACCATCGCCCGCGAGGGCTCGGAGTTCGGCGTACTGCGGCGGGCGGTCGCCGTCGGCGGGCAGGTGCTCACCCTGCAGGGGCTCGGCGGCGTCTACGAGGAGGTGTTCATCCCGCTGCACGGCGCCCACCAGGCGCAGAACGCGGCCGTGGCCCTCGCGGCGGTCGAGGCGTTCCTCGGCGCCGGCGCCCGGCGCCAGCTCGACATCGAGGCCGTCCGCGAGGGCTTCGCCACGGCCAGCTCGCCGGGCCGGCTGGAGCGGGTACGCAGCGCGCCGACCATCCTGCTCGACGGCGCGCACAACCCGCACGGGATGGCCGCCACCGTCGCCGCGCTCCAGGAGGAGTTCGCGTTCAGCAAGCTGGTCGCGGTCGTCGGGGTGCTCGGCGACAAGGACGCGCCGGCCCTGCTGGAGCTGCTGGAGCCCGTCGTCGACCAGGTGGTGGTCACCCGGAACAGCTCGCCGCGGGCGTTGCCGGCGCGGGAGCTGGCCGCGATGGCCGCCGAGCTGTTCGGCCCGGAGCGGGTCGAGGTGGCCGAGGAGATGCCCGACGCCATCGAGACGGCGGTGGCGCTGGCCGAGGAGGACGTGCCCGGCGAGCTGAGCGGGGTGGGCGTGCTGATCACCGGATCGGTGGTGACCGTGGCCGACGCCCGCCGGCTGCTGAAGCGATGACCGGGCCGGAGCAGCCGACGACCGGCGGGCCGGAGCAGCGGTCGGCTGCCGGGCCGGAGCGGCCGGCGCCGGCCACCGGGCCCGCGCAGCCGGCCACCGGGCCGGGGGAGCAGCCGGCCACCGGGCCGGGGGAGCAGCCGGCTACCGGGGCGGAGGAGCCGCGCCGGTCGGGGCTGCGGGACCCGGAGCGGGCGGTCCGGAGTCTCGGCGCCGGCGCGCTGGGCATCGAGGCGCTGGTGCTGCTGCTCGCCATCCAGCCGATCCGGGCGGTGGGGGCAGACCTGGGCGGCCCGGCGATCGGCGCGGTGGTGGCACTGGCCGTGGCGGCGGTGGTCCTGGCCGGGATGATGCGCCGGCCGTGGGCCTGGCACGCGGGCACCGTCCTGCAGGGGTTGCTGATTCTCGGCGGCCTGCTGCACTGGTCGCTGCTGGCGCTCGGCGTGATCTTCGCTCTGGCGTGGGCCTACGCCCTGCACGTCCGCCGCGTCATCCTCGGTTGACCCACCGCACCGCAGCGGGAGGGCACTCGTTCACGGAACGGGTGCCCTCTTTCCCGGTCGGGGTCAGGCGTCGGCGCGTTCCCGCCACTGGGTGAGGGCGATGCCGTGGCCGTCGGGGTCGCGGAAGGCGGCCGCCCACACCTCCAGCTTCGTGCCCCGGTTGACCACGCGTGGCGCGTACGTGAAGCGGACGCCGGAGCCGCGCAGCCGCGCGTACGCCGCCTGGATGTCGCCGACCTCGAGGTTGACGTGCACCAGCCGGCGGCTGACCGGCGCGGCCTCGGTCACCTCGCGCAGCACCAGGCGGGTCGCCCCGGACGCGAGCACCGCGTTGCCGGACCCGCGGTCGAGCTCGGCGAACCCGAGCACGTCCCGGTAGAAGTCGAGCGAACGGGACAGGTCGGTGACCAGCAGCGTCAGCCCGACCCCGCTGATCGGGGCGTCGTCCTCGATCGGATCGACCTCGGCGGCCTCCGGCTCGTACCCGAAGATGGCCTCGTCCAGCTCCGCCGGGGTGACCTCTTCGTCGCGTGCCGGCTCGCGGGGCGGCGCGGGGTCGTCCAGCGGCAGGTCGAGGGGGTCGAGCGGATCCACCGTGCGGGGCGGTGCCGGCGGTGCGGCGCCGGCGGCCGCGTCGCGGGCGTCGAACCGCTCCTCCGCCGGGGTACGGGGGGCCGGGGTGGCTCGGCGTGGCAGTGGGTTGACCACCGACGGCTCGACCAGCGTCCCCTCCAGCACCACCGGGCCGCCCGGACGCTGGTGCACCACCACGGGCTCGCGCTCCTCGGGCGGGACGCCCGGGTCGTCGCGCAGCGGGTCGGAGGCGAGCGGGTCGGGGGCGAGGGGGTCGCGGAGGTCGTCCCGGAAGTCGTCCTCGGCGGAGCGGCCCGCCCACGGCGGCGCGTCCTGCTCGATCAGCACCTCGTCCAGCGGCTCGGGCCCGGCGTACTCGGGTGGCAGGTCGGCGGTCGCCGCGGCGGCGGTCTCGGCGTGCGTGGGCACCTCGTCCCAGAGCACCCGGACGTGCCGCTGGTCGTCGAGGGCGACCCGGATCGGCAGGGTCTGCCCGAGCGACGGCCACTTCGAGACCGGCACCCGCGGCTCGATGATCTTCTTGCTCCGCGGCGGCAGCCCCGGTGCGTCGATGACCAGTTGCAGCTCGCACCGGCCGAACGCGTACTGGGTGGGCGGCTCCGACGCGCTGTGCACGTGGCCCTCGCCGATCACCCAGGTGCGCCCGCCGGCCCGCACCGTGGCCAGCGCGATCGCGAGCACCAGCAGGGCGACCCCGAGCGCCACGATGGCCCAGCTGGTCATGCCGAGGCCGAAGAGGATCACGAAGGTGGCCACGGTGCCGAGCACCGCGGCGATCAGCTTGCGTACCGGCGCGATGGGTCGGCTCCCGCCATTCGCCACAGTGGACCTCCCGGGGGTCAAGGGCCAGGCTAGGCCGGAGGGGCTGCCGGGGGAAAGGCCAGCCGCCGCGCCGGCGCCGGGACCGGATCGCTAGGCTGACCGTACCCAGCCCGACCGCCTTCCGCGCACAGGAGGAACCCAGCGTGTCCAGCAGCACCCCCGATGAGCGCAGCCTCGTACTGATCAAGCCGGACGCGGTCCGCCGCGGGCTGGTCGGCGAGGTCATCTCCCGCTTCGAGCGCAAGGGGCTGCGGATCGACGCCATGGTGATCCGGACGATGGACGCCGCCCTGGCCGACGAGCACTACGCCGAGCACGTGGACAAGCCGTTCTACCCGCCGCTGAAGACCTTCATGACCGGTGGGCCGCTGGTGGCCCTGGTGCTCTCCGGCGACCAGGTCATCGAGGTGGTCCGCGGGCTGGTCGGCGCCACCGACGGACGCCGGGCCGCCGCCGGCACCATCCGCGGCGACTTCTCCCTGTCCAACCGGGAGAACCTGGTGCACGCCTCCGACTCGGCGGACAGCGCGAAGCGCGAGATCGCGCTCTGGTTCCCCGAGCTGGGCTGACACCTCAGCCGGCTCCTTGGCTGACGACCGCGGCCGGTGCGCGTCGCGCACCGGCCGGGGGTCACCATCCGAGGAGGCTCACGCCTCCGTCGGCGGCTGCGTCCGCGTGGTCACCGCGATCCGGTTCC from Micromonospora sp. WMMD812 harbors:
- a CDS encoding valine--tRNA ligase, with amino-acid sequence MTERLDARRPDAPTLPGQYQPGEVEQRRYEQWVTAGHFRASAESDKPPFTIVIPPPNVTGSLHMGHAFEHTLMDALNRRKRMQGYEALWLPGMDHAGIATQNLVERQLAGEGLSRHDLGREKFVERVWQWKAESGGAILGQMRRLGDAVDWDRERFTMDEGLSRAVQTMFKKLFDDGLIYRANRIINWCPRCLTALSDIEVEHTDDEGELISIRYSDEVVVATTRAETMLGDTAVAVHPDDERYKHLVGTEVELPLTGRRIPIVADEHVDPSFGTGMVKVTPAHDPNDFEIGQRHDLPSLTVMDERGVITVPGPFEGLDRFEARPAIVAALREQGRIVSEKRPYVHAVGHCSRCKTTVEPRLSLQWFVNTAPLAKAAGDAVRDGRVKIEPAELAKRYFAWVDNMHDWCISRQLWWGHRIPVWYGPDGEIVCVGPDEQPPTGEGWRQDEDVLDTWFSSGLWPFSTLGWPEKTPDLAKFYPTSVLVTGYDILFFWVARMMMFGLYAMDGVQPFDVVALHGMVRDEHGKKMSKSFGNVVDPLDWIDRFGADATRFTLARGANPGQDVPVSEDWCQGSRNFCNKLWNATRFALMNGAHTEGPLPVAEQLSTVDRWILSRLAHVTAEVDGQFEAYEFAKVCDLLYHFAWDDVCDWYVELTKPVLAEGGPAAEVTRRVLGHVLDHLLRLLHPIVPFVTEELWTALTGGETVMRAAWPVADRSLIDDAAEAEVGTVQRVVTEVRRFRSDQGLRPTQRVAARLDGLAGAGVAAHESLIRSLARLDPAEDGFQASATLAMPGEVSVALDTRGTIDVAAERARLTKDRAAAEKEVAQARAKLDNPAFVGKAPEPVVAKIRDRLATAEADLVRIDAALEALSS
- a CDS encoding folylpolyglutamate synthase/dihydrofolate synthase family protein; this translates as MTDHQSFAEVEAELAGRGFTRMVFELDRIESLLDLLGSPQRAYPSIHLTGTNGKTSTARMIDSLLRAFGLHTGRYTSPHLETVRERISLDGEPVSEERFAATHREIAPLARLVDERSAEPLTYFDMTTALAFATFADAPVDVAVVEVGLGGAEDSTNVIQAGVAVITPIGLDHTEWLGDTIEDIALHKAGIIHKGATVISAAQEEEAARPILERCAEVGATIAREGSEFGVLRRAVAVGGQVLTLQGLGGVYEEVFIPLHGAHQAQNAAVALAAVEAFLGAGARRQLDIEAVREGFATASSPGRLERVRSAPTILLDGAHNPHGMAATVAALQEEFAFSKLVAVVGVLGDKDAPALLELLEPVVDQVVVTRNSSPRALPARELAAMAAELFGPERVEVAEEMPDAIETAVALAEEDVPGELSGVGVLITGSVVTVADARRLLKR
- a CDS encoding DUF4233 domain-containing protein — translated: MTGPEQPTTGGPEQRSAAGPERPAPATGPAQPATGPGEQPATGPGEQPATGAEEPRRSGLRDPERAVRSLGAGALGIEALVLLLAIQPIRAVGADLGGPAIGAVVALAVAAVVLAGMMRRPWAWHAGTVLQGLLILGGLLHWSLLALGVIFALAWAYALHVRRVILG
- a CDS encoding VOC family protein codes for the protein MANGGSRPIAPVRKLIAAVLGTVATFVILFGLGMTSWAIVALGVALLVLAIALATVRAGGRTWVIGEGHVHSASEPPTQYAFGRCELQLVIDAPGLPPRSKKIIEPRVPVSKWPSLGQTLPIRVALDDQRHVRVLWDEVPTHAETAAAATADLPPEYAGPEPLDEVLIEQDAPPWAGRSAEDDFRDDLRDPLAPDPLASDPLRDDPGVPPEEREPVVVHQRPGGPVVLEGTLVEPSVVNPLPRRATPAPRTPAEERFDARDAAAGAAPPAPPRTVDPLDPLDLPLDDPAPPREPARDEEVTPAELDEAIFGYEPEAAEVDPIEDDAPISGVGLTLLVTDLSRSLDFYRDVLGFAELDRGSGNAVLASGATRLVLREVTEAAPVSRRLVHVNLEVGDIQAAYARLRGSGVRFTYAPRVVNRGTKLEVWAAAFRDPDGHGIALTQWRERADA
- the ndk gene encoding nucleoside-diphosphate kinase, which translates into the protein MSSSTPDERSLVLIKPDAVRRGLVGEVISRFERKGLRIDAMVIRTMDAALADEHYAEHVDKPFYPPLKTFMTGGPLVALVLSGDQVIEVVRGLVGATDGRRAAAGTIRGDFSLSNRENLVHASDSADSAKREIALWFPELG